tttgaatgattcactgattcgattcactaaccgattcactaaatgattcactgaatcattcacttgaatgattcacctgaatgattcacttcaaacgattcaatgagactgattccatggtatgattcaattcaaatgagtcaaattaaatgattcaatgggattgattcaatttaattattaaccttcaaatttaatgagactgatttaatgagatcacttaataattaccaaatgcacctacacaaCTATACAGTAAACATCGCATACAACGGCCTCGGATAAACTGGATATTTGCCTACACTGTACTGATTCTCGTGGTCCCAGTCCCGTCTAACTATAACTCCTTTAAATTTCATCACATATACCGGCCTTTATATACCGGACAATCGCATATAACGTACCAAAATCTCTGGTCCCAGTCGAGTGCATTTCCATTAAAGTAGCCCCACATACAACGGACACCAATGCAGTTTCCCCCACAAAGAGTTTTTAACACACAATGCACAGTGTGATGTAGCGCAGCATGCTAAGTCTGGTTGCCAATCAGCAATATCtatcaaagtgatgtcatgcagcCTGTTTCCCCGACACCATCCAATCAGCACTCAGATAGTTTTGCCGCGCTTTTGTAGGAAAGTCCCCTTCCTTTTCCTGCACTGCCTGGTTTAGGAACACGTGTAAAACCATTTTGATTTTGAATGTTGGTTGGAATGGAATGGCATCGAATAAGCGTAAGCAATGGACATACAAAGAGAGATACGATATTGTCAAGTTTGCCGAGAGTCATCCAGAATGGAAAAAAGTAGAACTAGCTGCCAAATTtgatataaaaaaacaaacattatcTGACATTCTGAGAAAGAAAGTTGAGATTGTTTCTATTATTGAAAACCCTGATAAAGTTGCCAAGGATGCAGGCGGCGTCAAGCGTGTTCAGAAAGTCAGTTACAAAGATGTGGATGTGGCACTTTTAGTGTGGTTCCGCCAAAAGGCAGCCTTGCTGGACATAAGAATTGATACAGAAATGCTTCGGCTGAAGGCTGAGTATTTTGCTCGCCAGCTTGGACATGAGGATACCACCATATCTGGGGGCTGGATCGATCGTTTCAAGAGAAGATGGGGCATTGGAAAGGTGCTTAAGTGTGGGGAAGCTGGTTCTGTGGATCAAAATGTTGTTACTGACTGGCAGACAGGGAAGTTAGCCGATATCTTGAAGCGTTACAAAGCAGAAGATATTTATAATACCAATGAGACTGGTCTGTTTTATATGATGTTACCAGAGAATGCCCTGGGCTTTATAGGGGAAACAGTTCATGGGGGTAAGCAGAAAAAGACCAGGATTACCCTATTAGTTGCCGCCAACATGGATGGGTCGGACAAACTTCTGATGTTCATTATCAGTAAGAGTCAGAAGCCACGAGCATTCAAAGGTTGCAGGCAGATACCCCTGGAATATACCGCAAACAAAAAGGCCTGGATGACCAGTCGTTTGTTTGAAGAGTGGCTGAAGAAGCTTGATTCTCGTATGGTGCGTGGAAACAGGACAATCTGCATGATTGTGGACAACTGTCCAGCTCATCCTGATGTTGACCTACAGAACATCGAGTTGGTTTTTCTGCCGCCGAATACGACAAGCGTTACCCAGCTCATGGATGGTGGGATCATCAAGAACCTGAAGTTCTACTATCGAAGGATTCTTGCTACAAGGAGGTTGGAGGCAGCAGAAAAGGATGAACAGTTCAAATGGGACCTCTTAGATGCATTGTTTGCAATAAAGACCGCATGGGCCAACGTCAAGACTAGTCCGATCATCAATGTCTACAGGTAAGGTTAAGAGACAATTTTTCTAAGACTCAGGCAGAGTGTGATACACCACGTCTCAGATTTGCCTGAATTTTTTTCCGAGATAGGCAAATTGTCCCTAGTAAGGAAAATGAGGCGAATTGTCCCTAGTAAGGAAAATGACACTTTTGGCAGTCAGTACTGTActtctttttgtcatttttgaaGGTTCTACAGGGGTTTCCATAAAAAAAACCCATTTATGAGCATTTGGTTTTCAAACGGAAATATTTCATTGCGCCCTGAGTCAACCTCCATGATATTCATGGGAGCATATCTATGAGGCCTAGGGTTTTGTTTGGTGGTGTTATTTTCTAAGTTGACACAGGGCGCATGACATAGGGGGCACTGAAAGTCATGACATTTGGCTGCTGACAGGCTTTTTCCATGAGTGATTGTGACAAATGTACTGAGTGAACCTCATTCTTTTATAGATATAAGGGTGCATACACCTTTCCACTACAAATTTGCATGATAATCAGGGAAGtccattttttttggaaacccctgtAGAATCCCCCAACATGACGAAGGGGGTGCTGAGTGCTAGAAATGTGATTTTGTTCAACTGGCACCATGCGTCTACCCATAAAAAAGTTTGGGTGAAATCTAAGTCATAGTGTATCAAGGCTAATGGTTAAGTTATGACTTAGAAAAACCATCTCTTAATGCGCTTAGAAGGTAGTGTAGGTTAGCATCAGTGGCGGCAATAGCTCTAGCATCTATACAATCTTTCTGAAACCCCTGTCCACCAGGTTTGAATTTTGTAAATGTTAGGAGTGACAATTTCATTTTGTTGGTTTAATAAAAGTACCATTTTTAAtatctaatgtttttttttaaaacttccgCCCCAGCGTAACAGTCATCCTAAAAAGTATTCAGACGCAAAATGACTAAGCCACAAAATACACAGATCATAGTTCGAGCGCACAGATTATTTTAGCATGTTTAGCCTTAAGATAAAAAGGTTTAATCTTCAAACTGTTACAATGAATTATAATAATTTTTATTTCCGATTCATTTCAGGAAGGTGGGCTTTATCTCTACTTACAAAGATGAACAACCCTGAGAAGTAGAAATGGTCGAACCAACTGATGCCACGGACACTGACCAACAAGATCATTGAGAATTCAGAAATGTCTGGGACAGGTTGAGGGAATTTCTTGCAGAAAGGATGCCAGAAAACATGGACGATTACCTCGACATTAATGCAGATGAAAATGAGGCAAGTCTGTAAGGCCTAACTGTTTGTTTGAAAGGGTCACTGCATTCTGCTTTCCTTACTAACTTACATGTGCGT
This Neoarius graeffei isolate fNeoGra1 chromosome 3, fNeoGra1.pri, whole genome shotgun sequence DNA region includes the following protein-coding sequences:
- the LOC132882625 gene encoding tigger transposable element-derived protein 4-like, with the translated sequence MASNKRKQWTYKERYDIVKFAESHPEWKKVELAAKFDIKKQTLSDILRKKVEIVSIIENPDKVAKDAGGVKRVQKVSYKDVDVALLVWFRQKAALLDIRIDTEMLRLKAEYFARQLGHEDTTISGGWIDRFKRRWGIGKVLKCGEAGSVDQNVVTDWQTGKLADILKRYKAEDIYNTNETGLFYMMLPENALGFIGETVHGGKQKKTRITLLVAANMDGSDKLLMFIISKSQKPRAFKGCRQIPLEYTANKKAWMTSRLFEEWLKKLDSRMVRGNRTICMIVDNCPAHPDVDLQNIELVFLPPNTTSVTQLMDGGIIKNLKFYYRRILATRRLEAAEKDEQFKWDLLDALFAIKTAWANVKTSPIINVYR